A stretch of Rhizobium sp. TH2 DNA encodes these proteins:
- the zwf gene encoding glucose-6-phosphate dehydrogenase: protein MSSQFIPVEPFDYVVFGGTGDLAERKLLPALYHRFVAGQFTQPTRIIGASRSEMTDEQYRKFATEALGTFLKPGEASAEEVKKFCALLYYVSVDASSDKGWDKLHDILDDGKERVRAFYLAVGPQIFGPISQKIRDHKLITKNTRIVVEKPIGRDLASALDLNDTIGKAFREEQIFRIDHYLGKETVQNLMALRFANALYEPLWNSSHIDHVQITVAEAVGLEGRAGYYDKAGALRDMVQNHILQLLCLVAMEAPSSMGAEAVRDEKLKVLRSLKPINASNVEKMTVRGQYRAGASDQGAVKGYLDELEGGVSNTETYVGIKAEIANWRWSGVPFYIRTGKRLAKRVSEIVITFKPIPHSIFDSTAGRINENQLILRLQPDEGVKQSLMIKDPGPGGMRLREVSLDMMFAQTFDARNPDAYERLLLDVIRQNATLFMRRDEVEAAWRWIDPILKGWEETNQQVQGYTSGTWGPSQSIALIERDGRTWHE, encoded by the coding sequence ATGAGCAGTCAGTTCATTCCAGTCGAACCATTTGACTATGTCGTCTTCGGCGGCACCGGCGATCTTGCCGAGCGGAAACTCCTGCCGGCCCTTTATCATCGTTTCGTCGCCGGCCAGTTCACCCAGCCGACTCGCATCATTGGCGCGTCGCGCTCCGAAATGACCGACGAACAGTATCGCAAATTCGCCACCGAGGCGTTGGGCACGTTTCTCAAGCCCGGCGAAGCGTCGGCCGAGGAAGTCAAGAAATTCTGTGCGCTGCTTTACTACGTGTCCGTCGATGCCTCATCGGACAAGGGCTGGGACAAGCTGCATGACATTCTCGACGACGGCAAGGAGCGCGTGCGCGCCTTCTACCTCGCCGTCGGCCCGCAGATCTTCGGCCCGATCAGCCAGAAGATCCGCGACCACAAGCTGATCACCAAGAACACCCGCATCGTGGTGGAAAAGCCGATCGGCCGTGATCTCGCCTCGGCGCTCGATCTCAACGACACGATCGGCAAGGCCTTCCGCGAAGAGCAGATTTTCCGCATCGACCACTATCTCGGCAAGGAGACGGTGCAGAACCTGATGGCGCTGCGCTTCGCTAATGCGCTCTACGAGCCGCTGTGGAATTCCTCCCATATCGACCATGTGCAGATCACCGTCGCCGAAGCCGTTGGCCTCGAAGGCCGTGCCGGTTACTACGACAAGGCTGGCGCACTGCGCGACATGGTGCAGAACCACATCCTCCAGCTGCTCTGCCTTGTGGCGATGGAAGCCCCCTCCTCGATGGGTGCGGAAGCCGTGCGCGACGAGAAGCTCAAGGTGCTGCGGTCGCTGAAGCCGATCAATGCCTCGAATGTCGAGAAGATGACGGTGCGCGGCCAGTACCGCGCCGGCGCATCCGATCAGGGCGCCGTGAAGGGCTATCTCGACGAACTCGAAGGCGGGGTCTCCAACACGGAAACCTATGTCGGCATCAAGGCAGAGATCGCCAATTGGCGCTGGTCAGGCGTGCCCTTCTATATCCGTACGGGCAAGCGGCTCGCCAAGCGCGTTTCGGAAATCGTCATCACCTTCAAGCCGATCCCGCATTCGATCTTCGACAGCACGGCCGGCCGCATCAACGAGAACCAGCTGATCCTGCGGCTGCAGCCGGACGAAGGCGTCAAGCAGTCGCTGATGATCAAGGATCCGGGCCCCGGCGGCATGCGACTGCGCGAAGTGTCGCTCGACATGATGTTCGCCCAGACTTTCGACGCCCGCAATCCCGACGCATATGAGCGGCTGCTGCTCGACGTCATCCGCCAAAACGCGACGCTCTTCATGCGCCGCGACGAGGTCGAAGCCGCATGGCGCTGGATCGATCCGATCCTCAAGGGCTGGGAAGAAACCAACCAGCAGGTCCAGGGTTATACGTCGGGCACCTGGGGGCCGAGCCAGTCGATCGCGCTGATAGAGCGTGACGGCCGGACCTGGCACGAATAG
- a CDS encoding GFA family protein, which produces MDRFTGGCRCGNVRFVASGRPYRIGICHCFDCRKHHGALFHASAIFPREAVAIEGETGDYLGRFFCPRCGSPVFARDDDEIEVNLGSLDAPDQLTPTYELWTTRRESWLPPFPHMRKYDRNRDAKGRSEE; this is translated from the coding sequence ATGGACCGGTTCACCGGTGGTTGCCGATGCGGCAATGTCCGATTTGTGGCGTCGGGGCGCCCATACCGGATCGGGATTTGTCATTGCTTCGATTGCCGCAAGCATCATGGCGCCCTCTTTCACGCTTCCGCCATCTTCCCGCGGGAGGCGGTGGCGATCGAGGGCGAAACAGGCGACTACCTTGGGCGATTTTTCTGCCCCCGCTGCGGCTCGCCCGTTTTCGCACGCGACGATGACGAGATCGAAGTGAATCTGGGGTCGCTCGATGCCCCTGACCAACTGACGCCGACCTATGAGCTTTGGACCACCCGCCGCGAATCCTGGTTGCCGCCGTTCCCGCACATGAGAAAATACGACCGCAATCGTGACGCCAAGGGTCGCTCCGAGGAATAG
- a CDS encoding HAMP domain-containing methyl-accepting chemotaxis protein, whose translation MFFDKILSRFKIQTKVFLFVIPFVLSMLAVGLTGLYASGLLVGRMEISNTVMTSLRGFKDVYASMNRFLSNVSDETYQDAKHRAAEQLAALEATAASLDTEAGVDQLRQAVDEAKGISANIESMWQLHEAEVKSLAEVNSILDEMVKMQEETQRKITALANAGSRKANKNKSSLQKAYALDLAADMVNRMSFDFQKESELAKKLEALKKYAVELETTMKTVKVLLPKDKASAGTAFEAGGRPLLDAMMKNDGGASALESAGAQFFKLRASASLFKEISGMMTREAIKTIKATDAEISKAEAIAGRMRYVNQNHATIRILASKLIYAPSAETLEGVKQSIYMYEIEIERVSKGAKEDPYFTALPEKTAAMNASLMSAGTQIVKNSADRNAKFADAAARIDRTWQLLSDFAALQKENASHERKEANTISIGATALGILIALLAGIGMVFTFKRPIGQITATMRRLADGMLDTGISGDRRSDEIGDMARALTVFKENALAKVSMEEQADDERQAAETERLRNERERQEINRQVEFAVEALAMALSELAHGRLDTSIDTPFAGNLDKLRHDFNTSVVGLRDTLAEILSSSSMIQDNGRQMHEAANDLSKRTEQQAAALEEAAASIEEITATVKTSTERTGEAQKIVFYAKQKADNSSEIVQNAISAMMRIKDASNKIGQIIGVIDSIAFQTNLLALNAGVEAARAGETGKGFAVVAHEVRELAQRSAKAAKEIGSLIVNATDEVATGARFVEETGSALIEISNQIVDLSGHVDLIATSAREQSVSLEEVNASVNAMDQMTQRNAAMVEETNAATRRLAEEADVLMELVGRFHLDADGNRREAA comes from the coding sequence ATGTTCTTCGACAAAATTCTTTCGCGATTCAAGATTCAGACCAAAGTCTTTCTTTTCGTCATCCCATTTGTTCTCTCCATGCTCGCCGTTGGGCTGACCGGACTCTATGCTTCTGGCCTTCTCGTCGGCCGCATGGAGATTTCCAATACGGTGATGACCTCGCTGCGCGGCTTCAAGGACGTCTATGCGAGCATGAATCGGTTCCTCTCGAACGTGTCCGACGAGACCTACCAGGACGCCAAGCACCGGGCGGCCGAGCAGCTCGCCGCGCTTGAGGCGACGGCCGCAAGCCTTGATACGGAAGCGGGCGTCGACCAGCTCCGCCAGGCCGTGGACGAGGCGAAAGGTATCTCGGCCAACATCGAAAGCATGTGGCAGCTTCACGAAGCTGAAGTGAAGTCGCTCGCCGAGGTCAATTCCATTCTCGACGAGATGGTGAAAATGCAGGAAGAGACCCAGCGCAAGATCACCGCGCTGGCCAATGCCGGCAGCCGCAAGGCCAACAAGAACAAGTCCAGCCTGCAGAAAGCCTACGCGCTCGATCTTGCGGCCGACATGGTCAACAGGATGTCGTTCGACTTCCAGAAAGAATCGGAACTTGCAAAGAAGCTCGAAGCGCTGAAGAAATACGCGGTCGAACTCGAGACCACGATGAAGACCGTCAAGGTGCTGCTGCCGAAGGACAAGGCTTCGGCCGGTACAGCCTTCGAGGCCGGAGGACGGCCGCTGCTCGACGCGATGATGAAGAACGATGGCGGCGCATCGGCGCTCGAAAGCGCCGGCGCGCAGTTCTTCAAGCTGCGGGCCTCCGCATCGCTGTTCAAGGAAATCTCCGGGATGATGACCCGCGAGGCGATCAAGACGATCAAGGCAACCGACGCCGAAATCTCCAAGGCCGAGGCGATCGCCGGGCGCATGCGCTACGTCAACCAGAACCACGCCACGATCCGTATCCTGGCATCCAAGCTGATCTATGCACCGTCGGCGGAGACGCTCGAAGGCGTCAAGCAGTCGATTTACATGTATGAAATCGAGATAGAGCGCGTCTCCAAGGGCGCAAAGGAAGATCCCTATTTCACCGCCCTGCCGGAGAAGACGGCGGCGATGAACGCAAGCCTGATGAGTGCCGGCACCCAGATCGTCAAGAACTCCGCCGACCGCAATGCGAAATTCGCCGACGCGGCGGCGCGCATCGACCGGACCTGGCAATTGCTCTCCGACTTTGCCGCCCTGCAAAAGGAAAATGCGAGCCACGAGCGCAAGGAAGCCAACACGATCTCGATCGGTGCGACGGCTCTCGGCATCCTGATCGCGCTGCTGGCCGGCATCGGCATGGTCTTCACGTTCAAGCGGCCGATCGGCCAGATCACCGCCACGATGCGGCGGCTGGCGGACGGCATGCTCGACACCGGCATTTCAGGCGACCGCCGCTCCGACGAGATCGGCGACATGGCCCGGGCGCTGACCGTGTTCAAGGAAAACGCGCTCGCCAAGGTCTCGATGGAAGAGCAGGCGGACGACGAACGCCAGGCCGCCGAGACGGAAAGGCTGCGCAACGAGCGCGAGCGGCAGGAGATCAACCGGCAGGTCGAATTCGCGGTGGAAGCGCTGGCGATGGCGCTCTCGGAACTGGCGCATGGCAGGCTCGATACATCCATCGACACGCCGTTTGCGGGCAACCTCGACAAGCTCCGGCACGACTTCAATACCTCTGTCGTCGGGCTTCGCGACACGCTTGCCGAGATCCTCAGCTCGTCGAGCATGATCCAGGACAACGGCCGCCAGATGCATGAAGCAGCCAACGACCTGTCCAAGCGCACCGAGCAGCAGGCGGCGGCACTCGAGGAAGCAGCCGCGTCGATCGAGGAAATCACCGCGACGGTGAAGACCTCGACGGAGCGCACCGGCGAGGCGCAGAAGATCGTATTCTATGCCAAGCAGAAGGCCGACAATTCCTCGGAGATCGTGCAGAACGCCATCTCGGCGATGATGCGGATCAAGGACGCTTCCAACAAGATCGGCCAGATCATCGGCGTCATCGACTCGATCGCCTTCCAGACCAACCTCCTCGCACTGAATGCCGGTGTCGAGGCCGCCCGCGCCGGCGAGACCGGCAAGGGCTTCGCGGTCGTCGCGCATGAAGTGCGGGAACTCGCACAGCGCTCGGCCAAGGCGGCCAAGGAGATCGGCAGCCTGATCGTCAATGCGACCGACGAAGTGGCAACAGGCGCCCGCTTCGTCGAGGAGACCGGCAGCGCGCTGATCGAGATCTCGAACCAGATCGTCGATCTCTCTGGCCATGTCGATCTGATCGCGACCTCGGCCCGCGAACAGTCGGTCTCGCTGGAAGAGGTCAACGCATCGGTCAACGCCATGGACCAGATGACCCAGCGCAACGCAGCCATGGTTGAGGAAACCAATGCGGCGACGCGGCGCCTCGCCGAAGAGGCCGATGTGCTGATGGAACTGGTGGGCCGCTTCCATCTGGATGCCGACGGAAACCGGCGCGAAGCAGCCTAA
- a CDS encoding DUF2892 domain-containing protein, whose product MFYRKNVGEREQVARLVGGAVMLLSGLLLLPGQLTGYMIAAAGVMTMATGLVGFCPACAMLGRKLKVSGRESGDSG is encoded by the coding sequence ATGTTTTATCGTAAGAATGTGGGCGAACGGGAGCAGGTTGCGCGACTTGTCGGCGGCGCGGTGATGCTCCTGTCTGGTTTGCTGCTGCTGCCGGGCCAGTTGACCGGTTACATGATCGCAGCGGCTGGGGTGATGACCATGGCAACGGGTCTCGTAGGCTTTTGCCCGGCCTGCGCGATGCTCGGCCGGAAGCTGAAGGTCAGCGGTCGTGAAAGCGGAGATTCCGGATGA
- a CDS encoding GNAT family N-acetyltransferase, whose translation MLRLATADDIATIMAIERSPGYDQLVGRSSAEFHARAIVDPDYVYLAGLKDDGTIGGFGILRGITEIMGNLTLKRIAVSSPGEGFGKRLLLEVIDWVFENTQTHRFWLDHIITNDRAAHVYESCGFRREGVMRQAYALPDGTRIDLALMSILRPEWAERRK comes from the coding sequence ATGTTGCGGCTCGCGACGGCCGACGATATTGCGACGATCATGGCGATCGAGCGCAGCCCCGGCTATGACCAACTGGTCGGCCGGTCGTCGGCGGAATTCCACGCGCGTGCGATCGTCGATCCCGATTATGTCTATCTCGCGGGTTTGAAGGACGACGGCACGATCGGTGGCTTCGGCATCCTGCGCGGCATCACCGAGATTATGGGCAACCTCACGCTCAAGCGCATCGCGGTCTCTTCACCGGGCGAAGGTTTCGGGAAGAGGCTGCTGCTTGAGGTCATCGACTGGGTCTTCGAGAACACGCAGACACACCGGTTCTGGCTCGACCACATCATCACCAACGACCGCGCGGCCCACGTCTATGAGAGCTGCGGCTTTCGAAGGGAAGGCGTCATGCGGCAGGCCTATGCGTTGCCGGATGGCACGAGGATCGACCTCGCGCTGATGTCGATCCTCAGGCCGGAATGGGCCGAGCGAAGAAAATAA
- a CDS encoding type II toxin-antitoxin system prevent-host-death family antitoxin: MVSVPASELQKNFGEWHDRAYDGPVEITRYGRTTAYLVSAKTFEEMRANYRKSVPIEALSQEEINLIAASKVETEKPYTLDDIPDVEPSGQSPRR, translated from the coding sequence ATGGTCTCAGTGCCAGCGTCCGAATTGCAGAAGAATTTCGGGGAATGGCACGACCGTGCCTATGATGGCCCTGTCGAAATCACCCGTTATGGACGAACCACCGCTTATCTGGTGTCGGCCAAGACGTTCGAAGAGATGCGGGCAAACTACCGAAAATCGGTACCGATCGAGGCTTTATCGCAGGAAGAAATCAACTTGATCGCGGCATCGAAGGTCGAAACCGAAAAGCCCTATACGCTCGATGACATTCCGGATGTCGAACCTTCAGGTCAATCCCCCCGCCGGTAA
- the edd gene encoding phosphogluconate dehydratase produces the protein MAADARITAITARIVERSKPAREAYLGRLKAAASRGAHRGVLSCGNLAHGFAVCSPAEKEMLAADRAPNLGIITAYNDMLSAHQPYETYPALIREAAREAGGVAQVAGGVPAMCDGVTQGQPGMELSLFSRDVIAMAAGIGLSHNMFDAAVYLGVCDKIVPGLAIAALTFGHLPAVFIPAGPMTTGLPNDEKSRVRQLFAEGKAGRAELLEAESKSYHGPGTCTFYGTANSNQMLMEIMGFHMPGSSFINPGTPLRDALTREATKRALAITALGNEFTPAGEMIDERSIVNGVIGLHTTGGSTNHTLHLVAIARAAGIHLTWQDISDLSDVVPLLARVYPNGLADVNHFNSAGGIGFLIRELLKDGLLHDDVRTVFGHGLEAYTVEARLGENGGVIRMPVPETSADPKVVATIEAPFQKTGGLKMLKGNLGTGVIKISAVKAERHVIEAPAKVFHTQQALNDAFKAGELTGDFIAVVRFQGPKANGMPELHKLTTVLGILQDRGQRVALLTDGRMSGASGKVPAAIHVTPEAKDGGPIAKIREGDIIRLDAVNGTLDVLAKDDYEARTPITIDLSDNDYGMGRELFSIFRQMAGPADHGAGVLA, from the coding sequence ATGGCAGCCGATGCACGGATTACAGCCATTACCGCCCGCATTGTCGAGCGTTCGAAACCCGCACGCGAAGCCTATCTCGGACGCCTGAAGGCCGCCGCCAGCCGTGGCGCGCATCGCGGCGTGCTTTCCTGCGGCAACCTCGCCCATGGCTTTGCGGTCTGTTCCCCCGCCGAGAAGGAAATGCTCGCGGCCGACCGCGCGCCCAATCTCGGCATCATCACCGCCTATAATGACATGCTTTCGGCCCACCAGCCCTACGAGACCTATCCCGCCCTCATCCGCGAGGCCGCGCGCGAGGCGGGCGGCGTAGCACAGGTGGCGGGCGGCGTGCCAGCGATGTGCGATGGCGTGACCCAGGGCCAGCCTGGCATGGAACTCTCGCTCTTTTCGCGCGACGTGATCGCCATGGCGGCAGGCATCGGCCTGTCGCACAACATGTTCGATGCAGCCGTCTATCTCGGCGTCTGCGACAAGATCGTGCCGGGCCTGGCGATCGCCGCCCTGACGTTCGGTCACTTGCCGGCGGTCTTCATTCCCGCCGGACCGATGACCACGGGCCTGCCGAACGACGAGAAGTCGCGTGTCCGCCAGCTCTTCGCCGAAGGCAAGGCCGGGCGCGCGGAACTGCTCGAAGCCGAGTCCAAATCCTATCACGGCCCCGGCACCTGCACCTTCTACGGCACCGCCAATTCGAACCAGATGCTGATGGAGATCATGGGCTTCCATATGCCCGGCTCCTCCTTCATCAATCCCGGCACGCCGCTGCGCGATGCGCTGACCAGAGAAGCAACCAAGCGCGCGCTGGCGATCACCGCGCTGGGCAACGAATTCACCCCAGCCGGCGAGATGATCGACGAACGTTCGATCGTCAACGGCGTCATTGGCTTGCACACGACGGGCGGCTCGACGAACCACACACTGCATCTGGTGGCGATCGCGCGCGCGGCCGGCATTCACCTGACCTGGCAGGATATTTCCGATCTGTCGGACGTCGTGCCGCTGCTCGCTCGCGTCTATCCCAATGGTCTGGCCGACGTGAACCATTTCAATTCCGCCGGTGGCATCGGCTTCCTCATCCGCGAACTGTTGAAGGACGGCCTGCTGCACGATGACGTGCGCACCGTGTTCGGCCATGGGCTCGAGGCCTATACGGTCGAGGCCAGGCTCGGCGAGAATGGCGGCGTGATCCGCATGCCGGTTCCCGAGACCAGCGCCGACCCGAAGGTGGTCGCCACGATCGAGGCGCCGTTCCAGAAGACCGGCGGGCTGAAGATGCTGAAGGGCAACCTCGGCACCGGCGTGATCAAGATCTCGGCGGTCAAAGCGGAACGCCACGTCATCGAGGCGCCGGCCAAGGTGTTCCACACCCAGCAGGCGCTCAACGACGCCTTCAAGGCCGGCGAACTGACGGGCGATTTTATCGCAGTGGTCCGCTTCCAGGGCCCCAAGGCCAACGGCATGCCGGAGCTGCACAAGCTGACCACGGTGCTCGGTATCCTGCAGGATCGCGGCCAGCGGGTGGCATTGCTCACCGATGGCCGCATGTCCGGCGCATCGGGTAAGGTGCCGGCGGCGATCCACGTGACGCCCGAGGCCAAGGATGGCGGCCCGATCGCCAAGATCCGCGAAGGCGACATCATCCGCCTCGATGCCGTCAACGGCACGCTCGACGTGCTTGCCAAGGACGATTACGAGGCGCGGACGCCGATCACCATCGACCTCAGCGACAACGATTATGGCATGGGTCGCGAACTGTTCTCGATCTTCCGCCAGATGGCGGGTCCGGCCGATCACGGCGCGGGTGTGCTGGCGTAA
- a CDS encoding FAD-binding oxidoreductase yields MAWQSPISPGISWYEASIDDRPEYPPLDGSVNASVAIIGGGFTGLQAAYNLAKSGVDVVLIDANRFGDGASGRNGGQLGTGQRWWPEEYEDEFGLPLSKALFDMAETAKHHLLDFATEHEIDIEYMQGHMLVGHKARYEKAFRANPEIAAERYNYPHLHFMEKEETATRLGSARFHFGVYDKNTGHIHPMKLMVGLARVAQAAGAKIHEMTRATKISKQGGKVVIETPRGTITADKALVATDAYTDGLEPVTEAHVMPIGSFIGATPPLDNFPPILPGKESVADSRFVVRYFRKTRDNRLLFGGREAYTSEKPRDITDHIRRQVAEIYPALKDIEFTHGWGGYVGITLPRQPFVREIMPGVTSIGGYSGHGVMLANYCGKLYADLVTGANRTDLELFRGLKVPAFPGGTALRAPLLFLALSWYAMMDKI; encoded by the coding sequence ATGGCATGGCAGAGCCCGATCTCCCCCGGTATTTCCTGGTATGAAGCGTCGATCGACGACCGACCGGAATATCCGCCGCTCGATGGATCGGTCAATGCCAGCGTCGCTATCATCGGTGGTGGTTTCACCGGCCTGCAGGCGGCCTACAATCTGGCGAAATCCGGCGTGGATGTGGTGCTGATCGATGCAAACCGCTTCGGTGATGGCGCATCCGGCCGCAATGGCGGCCAACTCGGTACCGGCCAGCGCTGGTGGCCCGAGGAATATGAGGATGAGTTCGGGCTGCCGCTTTCGAAGGCGCTGTTCGACATGGCCGAGACCGCCAAGCATCACCTGCTGGATTTCGCCACCGAGCATGAGATCGACATCGAATACATGCAGGGCCACATGCTCGTTGGCCACAAGGCCCGCTACGAAAAGGCGTTCCGCGCCAATCCCGAAATCGCCGCCGAGCGCTACAACTATCCGCATCTCCACTTCATGGAGAAGGAAGAGACCGCGACCAGGCTTGGTTCGGCGCGTTTCCATTTCGGCGTTTACGACAAGAATACCGGTCATATCCATCCGATGAAGCTGATGGTGGGTCTTGCGCGCGTGGCGCAGGCCGCGGGCGCCAAGATCCACGAAATGACGCGGGCGACCAAGATCAGCAAGCAGGGCGGCAAGGTCGTTATCGAGACGCCGCGCGGGACGATTACCGCAGACAAGGCGCTGGTGGCCACGGATGCCTATACGGACGGGCTGGAACCGGTGACCGAGGCGCATGTGATGCCGATCGGTTCGTTCATTGGCGCGACGCCGCCGCTCGACAATTTCCCGCCGATCCTGCCGGGCAAGGAATCCGTCGCCGACAGCCGTTTCGTCGTGCGCTATTTCCGCAAGACCAGGGACAATCGCCTGCTGTTCGGCGGGCGCGAGGCCTATACGTCGGAGAAGCCGCGCGACATTACCGATCACATCCGCCGGCAAGTGGCTGAGATCTATCCGGCGCTGAAAGATATCGAATTCACCCATGGCTGGGGCGGCTATGTCGGCATCACCCTGCCCCGCCAGCCCTTCGTGCGCGAGATCATGCCGGGCGTGACCTCGATCGGCGGTTATTCCGGCCACGGCGTGATGCTCGCCAACTATTGCGGCAAGCTCTATGCCGACCTCGTGACCGGCGCCAACAGGACCGATCTCGAACTCTTTCGTGGTCTCAAGGTGCCCGCCTTCCCCGGCGGCACCGCACTGCGCGCGCCGCTGCTGTTCCTGGCGCTCAGCTGGTATGCCATGATGGATAAAATCTGA
- a CDS encoding growth inhibitor PemK: MKIPAEPPVGHLVAYEYLWSSKAGVQDHGEKTYPAAIILAREGLGSATITYSLGISHSPPRPGQRALPVPPKLKRWLGLDALPSWIYPDQINIFVWPGPDLQPADRLSNRPDARDSCVIGALPDDWFKLVLDDVAESYRLKLVTPIKRNE; encoded by the coding sequence ATGAAAATTCCCGCCGAGCCACCGGTCGGCCATCTCGTCGCTTATGAATATCTATGGTCTTCGAAGGCAGGTGTCCAAGACCATGGTGAGAAGACCTATCCGGCCGCAATCATACTGGCCCGTGAAGGCCTTGGCTCGGCCACCATTACTTATTCGCTAGGCATTTCGCACTCACCGCCTCGGCCAGGGCAGCGAGCCCTGCCGGTGCCGCCCAAATTGAAGCGATGGCTCGGCCTGGATGCTCTACCGTCCTGGATTTACCCAGACCAGATCAATATCTTTGTGTGGCCTGGTCCAGATTTGCAGCCTGCGGACCGGCTTTCAAACCGGCCGGACGCTCGCGATAGCTGCGTTATCGGAGCGCTTCCGGACGATTGGTTCAAATTGGTACTGGACGATGTAGCCGAAAGCTACAGGCTTAAGCTCGTGACGCCAATCAAACGTAACGAATAG
- the pgl gene encoding 6-phosphogluconolactonase, with protein MAHHFNTFANGADLAEALAMRVATQLAEGVAARGEASIAVSGGSTPKAFFKALSVKDIAWSRVVITLVDERFVPPENDRSNHALVSSLLLRDKAASAKFVPLYHAVADAEDAAFLTSGDVKRISQPFDVVILGMGGDGHTASFFPGGNNLERALSMRGPRGVITMEAPGAGEPRLTFTFSALQDARLLVLHIEGEAKKPVIDTALAQGAAGPLPIARVIANASADTEIYWAP; from the coding sequence ATGGCACATCACTTCAATACCTTCGCCAACGGCGCCGATCTCGCTGAAGCCCTTGCCATGCGGGTGGCGACGCAACTCGCCGAGGGCGTTGCTGCGCGCGGCGAAGCGTCCATCGCCGTCTCGGGCGGCTCGACGCCCAAGGCCTTCTTCAAGGCACTGTCGGTCAAGGATATCGCCTGGTCGAGAGTGGTGATCACGCTCGTCGATGAGCGCTTCGTGCCGCCGGAAAACGACCGGTCCAACCACGCGCTGGTTTCATCCCTGCTGTTGCGGGACAAGGCAGCGTCCGCGAAGTTCGTGCCGCTCTATCATGCCGTCGCCGATGCCGAAGACGCGGCCTTCCTCACATCGGGTGACGTCAAGCGCATATCCCAGCCATTCGACGTGGTGATCCTCGGCATGGGTGGCGATGGCCATACGGCCTCGTTCTTTCCTGGCGGCAACAACCTCGAACGCGCGCTCAGCATGCGAGGCCCACGCGGCGTAATTACGATGGAGGCCCCAGGCGCAGGAGAGCCGCGCCTGACTTTCACGTTCTCGGCGCTTCAAGATGCGCGCCTGCTCGTGCTGCATATCGAGGGCGAAGCCAAGAAGCCGGTGATCGATACCGCGCTGGCGCAGGGCGCGGCAGGACCGCTGCCGATCGCCCGGGTGATCGCCAATGCGAGCGCCGATACCGAGATTTACTGGGCTCCCTAG
- a CDS encoding RNA polymerase sigma factor, which yields MTAAKARPPADLVVAAQAGDQRAISELLVICQPDIRRYARQTCKSQDIDDAVQDAMIVLYRQVGTLRVAAALLSWLFAVVKRECLRQVRLAARFAGSSTGAEADPDISRADHELRLDIDAALISLPEHYRRIIILRDIEELTIGEIAARLSITEQAAKARLHRARMLVREYLGPET from the coding sequence ATGACCGCAGCCAAGGCACGCCCGCCGGCGGATCTCGTAGTGGCGGCACAGGCCGGGGACCAGAGGGCGATTTCCGAACTTCTGGTCATCTGCCAGCCCGATATTCGCCGCTATGCCCGCCAGACCTGCAAGAGCCAGGACATCGACGACGCGGTTCAGGACGCGATGATCGTCCTGTACCGGCAGGTGGGCACGCTACGCGTGGCCGCCGCGCTGCTGTCCTGGCTTTTCGCAGTCGTCAAGCGCGAATGCCTGCGGCAGGTCAGATTGGCGGCGCGCTTTGCGGGGTCGTCAACGGGCGCGGAAGCCGATCCCGACATCAGCCGTGCCGACCACGAACTCCGGCTCGATATCGATGCAGCCTTGATTTCGCTGCCGGAACATTATCGCCGGATCATTATTCTACGCGACATAGAGGAACTGACGATCGGCGAGATAGCGGCGCGGCTGTCAATCACCGAGCAAGCCGCCAAGGCGCGGTTGCACAGGGCGCGAATGCTGGTCCGCGAATATCTCGGGCCGGAGACGTAG